The region GACGGAGCGACTGCTATCCCGTCTGCACCACGACCACGATCTATATATACCAGCAGCCCGAGGAAGATAAGAAACATAGTCGTATACCTAGCTTGCTTCTGACCACCGCATCTATCAGACTATCACAGCGCCCGAGCCCGATCGAACCTAGCTTTCTAGCAGAGGAGGTCGCCGTCAGGAAGAAAAAAAATTGTGATGGGGAGGTCGCCGTGCTGCTGCCACGACGCCGGCGTGAAGAAGGGGCCATGGACGGAGGAGGAAGACAAGACGCTGGTGGAGCACATCCAGAAGCGCGGCGGGAACGTCGGCAGCTGGCGCGGCCTGCCCAAGGCCGCCGGGCTGAACCGCTGCGGTAAGAGCTGCCGCCTCCGGTGGACCAACTACCTCCGTCCCGACATCAAGCGCGGCAACTTCTCCGACGACGAGGAGCGCCTCATCATCACCCTCCACGCCGGCCTCGGCAACAGGTAACGTACCTAGTCCACGTCCAAATCCAACTACTCCAGAAACCACCACTCGCACAACAGCTTAGCCGCCATGCACTGTCAATTTCTTCACCGTTGGCTTTTGCATAGTTGTTAGTCTTGAAGTGACACTGACATGCATGGATAATTTCTTGGTGGACGTTAGGTGGGCGACGATCGCGACGCACCTGGAGGGCCGGACGGACAACGAGATCAAGAACTACTGGAACACGCACATCCGCAAGAAGCTCCTGCGCATGGGGATCGACCCCGCCACGCACCAGCAGCTGCCACCCGACCACCACCTTGACGGCGCCTCCGCCTCGCTCCTGCCCGAGGCACTCCTAtgggcggcggcggccgcgagcATCGGAGGCCTAGACACCGGCGCACTCAGGCAGGCGCAGCTTCTGCAGCAGCTCCTCCAGACCATAGGCTCCAACAACGACGCAACTAACCTCATCGCCAACCTAGCTGCCGCAAACTCAGTGCTGAACGCAAGCAGCAGCATCGTTCCAAGCCACCTGCTCCAGGACCAACTGAACATGTTGTCTGGGGCGAACTGCATGCAGCCTGCTTACCTCTGCAACACCTCCAATTTTGCAGAGCAAGACGTGGTGCAGAGGCAGCTGATCAATGACATGTCACCTGGAACGAGCTCCTTTGCAGCAGCTGAACCAGCGGACCATCTCTGCAACACTACTGCTGCATTCGCATCTCATGATGTTGCACCAGCGGTTGACATGCTGCCGGTGCAGGAGTTCGCCGGCTCGATGGAGCCCATGGAACTACAACTACCCAATCTATGCTCCCTGGAGAGCGATTCTTTCTGGAAGGAGCTACTTGATGACGGCTACCGTCTATAGTTTCTTTCTCCAGATCGAAATAGATATGTGTTGTGTATGATAGTTCTGTACATAACCTATAACGTTTGAACTTCATGCAACCAGGCCTGGTACATGCAGATGCAGTGTTAGATCCATCATAGAGGTTTAGATGAGATGATAAAACATGCATTGATTTGTTTGTGTTTTTATTATGATTCTTGCAATAGATTTGGTTTTTGTCAGTGTAATTGAAGGTTGTCAATTGCTGATTTGATGTGACTGGTGATATATACTTTCCATTGTCAATTaacatgttttttttttcaaaaaggaggatTACTCTCGGCCTCTGCATCAACCGGTGCACATAACCAAGCAATTAACATGTTGCCAATCGGCAACTACAGTGAGATTGCAGACAAGTCAAAACGCATAGGCTAGCTATCTTGCACAACGGTGTGGACAACCTAAACGCTTCATCACAATTACCACGGTGCTTACTAGGTGGCATGCGGTTAGTGGGGCCTTAATCAAATAGAAGTGGAATGTTATACTCTCTATTCTTTTTTATAAGATGCATGTATCTTTTTTAACTCACCTTTCTACTTTGATCAAGTTTATTAAAATTTGACATCTACAACACCAGCTCGATTTGGATTACTCATGTAATatatttttcatattttatttattaGTACTGTTGATATGgattttttctataaatttggttaaACATAGAAAATGTTGACTATTTAATGTACACCACATAAAAAGAaagaggcggggggggggggttacttgTTTTATAGAGACCAGGTGAGTGTTGCTATCCAAGAGCAATTTTATGAAAGGTTGAATAAACTTCATTTTGAACTAGATATTTGTACCAAACAAAACCATTTCTAATCACACTTAATGGTTGAGGTTGTTTTGACATGATGGCCACTCTAAAATTGAAGCTTATATGGTACTAAGACGTGTTAAGTGTAGATCGGGTAAAGCCTAAACACTTGCCCATTCTAGTTAGTTACAAGTGTCTCGTGTATCACTTGTATCGCGCTATCTTGACTCTACTTGTGTGGACATGAGAGAACCAAGCAAACTCAGCCCTAAGAAAAGGCAACAATTTGACATGGAGTGTAGTTGGTCCAAGCATCCTCTCTACATTGGATGGTAAGTGTACCCATACTATCAGGTCCTGGCCAGTCACACAAATGTGTTTGAAACATATAAATTATTTATGCTAATTCTTATTCAAAGTTTCATGGGAAGTAAAAGATGCTTCAACACACCATTATGTCATAAATGTCCAATTCATTTCATTGAACTCCTCCCTCTATCCCCAAATAGGTGGCATATAAATCGGATATTGCTTTTGGCTCTAGGGAGTATATGCTTCTGTGCACCAAAAATGTATTTTGCCAAggtcaatttttttattttatttttgcaaatTTGTAGGGGGAAGCTTAAGCATGTTGACTTTTGCACACGCAAAAAAAAAACAAGTCGAACGACAAATAGTACCTCCAAATCTTGCACTTAATTTTGTTATTTCTTCACCGACGAAGCATTGCTATCTTGTTTCGCATGAAAATTGGCAAGCATGTTGTTACACTAACATGAACATTTACAACAAATCATAATTTTAAATTTTATTGCTTTTAAATTTACGGATCACCAAGGAGCATATATTCTATTAAAAAGTCAATTAATTTAAATATTTGATCAAATATATAGAAAAAAACATCAGCATCTACAATATTGAATAATAAAATTATGAAAATATATCTAATGGTGGATATACTGatattgtttttgttttttatatTCATATTTTTCTATAGTTTCTTGGTAAAACTTAGAAAGTGTTGACGATCTTTGACTCGTTTTATACGCCACCTATTTGGCGATGAAAGAGTATTTTAGACCCTCACATGAAATAATCAACCAACAGTAAATAAATAATATACTTTTTGCAAATAAATAATGAATGAACTAAAACTTCACAAAATAAGCAAAAATATTACACTCTCAGTCCATATAATATGCAAGATTGAGTTATTATGGGTGATAGGTTATTATGTTTGAAAAAATGTGATATATAAATAATTAAGGGTGGCATGGTGCTTTCTCATACTTCCAATTATTAAGGAAGTGCTTTACATTATTATGAAGGTAGCATCCAACACAATGTCATGTTTCTCTCTTATACCTATTGTTGGTTGGGGGTAGGAATTTGGCTTTTGCAGGGTTGAAGCTGAtggagctcttcaagggccttgagACTGACGTACGGCCTTCTAGAGCCGATGCCAAAGTCCACACGAACAGTTTGCGGCATCCAAATTCGTAACAGCATCGACTATATCTTATGATCGATCATCTGTGATGAGTCTACACAAGTGATGACTTCATCAACAGGAAAAGGATGGTTTATAGTTAGAGTTAGGTAGGTAAAGAGTTGCCTGATATTGGAAGTCATCCACTTGTCCCAACAGAAGAAGGAAAGATGAAGGATTGATGTGAGTGATCAATGATCATTCGGTCATTCTGACCTTATAGATCTTTAAGGAAGTCCATTGTGTCGTTTCAATGGATAATGACTGCTGGAATTCTTTAAGCAGAAGGTGAAACGAACTATGTTGACTTTTGCTGCCCGTACCAAGTTGAAGCATCCTATCGGTAGGGTTCAGTGtttttttttttttaattttggtttcAGTGTGTTGAATATATGAAACGGAGTGGAACTGTTGAACTTGGTAGATGCCTTCTGGTGTGAATGATCGACTTGACACGCATGTGGACCGATCTTGTATTCAGATTCTAAAGGTGAATCTAGACCAAATCCAGGTGACTCGTAACCCCTACTCGTGACTAGGCGAGTTTTTGGAATGGCCTTGTCTACATGCACCTCCAACAGCGCCGCTCGTTAACAACCGTGGAAGAGATACATCTTGGTTTCCCTAAAAAAAATGTATAGATCCATGAGCGACAGTTAatatgaaatggagggagtatatatgttAATGTTCTCGCCTTTAGTGAACAATATATGGACATCTCCAACAAAGCCTTTTAAACCATCTGTAACTGTACAAACCGCGCGGTCCGGACGTGTTTTGTCATCTACCGCGGGTGTGTATCCGTCCGCCGATGAGTACGGATGTGATTTTTCTTGCAAACCGGCAACGAACTGGGGCTGGTGGGCTTTGTGGCCGTTCGGACTAGTGCACGACCGCTTCTGACTACCCTGGCCCACTCAAACCCCCTCTCCCGCGCCGCGCGCTTTCCCGCATGAAGTCGGCTGCCCAAATTCATGTTGCCCCAAAGTAGTGGCGACTACTCACTGGACCCAGCATTTAAGCGGCTTGACGGCCGAGAGGGCCACCCGCTGCGCACGCCATCTCTCCGCACTGAAATGATATTCGCCTGCCCACCTACCTCCATTAAATAGGCGCGTGTGCTGAGGAACCTACTCCAGCACACCGAGCGATGTTCCTGTGCCTGCCGGCACTAAACACCTCGCATCTGCTTGCTATATGGACGTGGTCAGGCGTCGAGCAAGAACCACAGCTCACCTTCGCTCTCCATCTCGTCCTTGTACAACACCCGCCATGTCCTCCACTGCCCCATCAGGTTGCACAGCATAGTTTAGTTAAAATATGTCTAAAATATAAATGTTTTCGTCCGTTTTATATGAAAATCATCCGGTTTGTTGAAACTTGGCTTGAAATACATGTGGATAGTTTTGGAATGCCAGCTCTAATATTGTTGTCCGCGAACTGGTCCTTCCTTGATCCGCGGATGGATGCGGTGCCCGGTTTACGGGTCAATGTTCGAGATACCTAAAGTACTGGGGAAAGAAAATCAGACTCATACGGGTATGCATAACAGGAAGTACGTACATAGATTTTTTAGATATACATAGAAATGATGGCGTTACATTACATGGTCTCGGTGAAAATAATCCATCTGCCTCACTCTCTATCTGATAGTATATGCTCTGATCGAGGCCCTATTCTTATTATAATTGTTAGTTAGAAAGAATGAGGTTGCACGAATCGATAATCATTGATCGTGTGCATGGTGCATACAGGGTGGACCGGCCTCTACTTGTCTCCCAATATGTACAAATATACAAGGGGAGAGAGAGATACAACGGTATAAATACAGACCCTAGTCCTATACATATGCAGTGTATAATATACgctcaacacccccccccccctcacacaCACAGTGGAAGCGTTGCCGGAGACACAGAGACTGGACCAAAAATCCTCGAAGACTCGGGTCGGTAGTCCCTTAGTCATGACATCAGCAAACTGCTGAGTGGTAGGAACGTGCGAAACACGAACCTTCCCGAGTGTCACCTGCTCGCGAACGAAGTgaatgtcgagctcaatatgcttcgtacgGCGATGGTGAACGGGGTTGGCAGAGAGGTAGACGGTggagacgttgtcacagtagacgATCGTGGCCTTGGGGACCACACAAAGCAACTCCTGAAGAAGCTGACGAAGCCAAGAGCACTCAGCAACGGCGTTAGCCACTGCCCGATACTCCGCCTCGGCACTCGAGCGAGAGACCgtgggctgccgcttggacgaccacgatatCAGCGAGGGCCCGAGGTAGACACAATAGCCTGACCTAGAGCGACGCGTGTCCGGGCAGCCAGCCCAATTAGTGTCGGAGTAGGCGACCATGTCGATGGAGGAAgaggccgtcagggtgagtcccATGGCCATAGTGCCGCGTATATACCGAAGAatacgcttcaccagagtccaATGACAATCACGTGGGGAGTGCatgtggaggcacacctgctggacTGCATACTGCAAGTTAGGCCGAGTGAGGGTGAGATACTGCAGGGCGCCGACGATAGAGCGGTAGAACGCCGCATCCGGCGTATGGGAACCCTCCAAAGCAGAAACCTTCACTTTGGTGTCAACAAGCGTGGGCGCGGTTTTGCAATTAAGCATACCCGCACGCTCGAGAAGCTCATGAGCGTACTTCTGCTGGTGCAGAAAGAACCCGTCGGCACGGCGAACGACCTCAATTCCAAGGAAGTAGTGCAGCGCTCGCAGATCCTTGATGGCAAACTCATCATGAAGACGAGCCGTGAGCTGCTGAAGAAGCCCAGGCGAGGATGCCGtcaggataatgtcatccacatagagcaGCAGGTACGCAATAGTAGTGCCCTAATGATAGACGAACAGAGACGCGTCGGAGCGGGTTGTGTGAAACCCAAGCTGCTGTAAAAACCCAGTCATACGCTGGTACCATGCCCTGGGGACCTGCTTCAGTCCATAGAGGGACCGAGAGAGCAGGCA is a window of Triticum dicoccoides isolate Atlit2015 ecotype Zavitan chromosome 2B, WEW_v2.0, whole genome shotgun sequence DNA encoding:
- the LOC119368294 gene encoding transcription factor MYB41-like gives rise to the protein MGRSPCCCHDAGVKKGPWTEEEDKTLVEHIQKRGGNVGSWRGLPKAAGLNRCGKSCRLRWTNYLRPDIKRGNFSDDEERLIITLHAGLGNRWATIATHLEGRTDNEIKNYWNTHIRKKLLRMGIDPATHQQLPPDHHLDGASASLLPEALLWAAAAASIGGLDTGALRQAQLLQQLLQTIGSNNDATNLIANLAAANSVLNASSSIVPSHLLQDQLNMLSGANCMQPAYLCNTSNFAEQDVVQRQLINDMSPGTSSFAAAEPADHLCNTTAAFASHDVAPAVDMLPVQEFAGSMEPMELQLPNLCSLESDSFWKELLDDGYRL